The Polluticoccus soli sequence TGGTATTGCACGAGGAATTGGTAAGTGCCTATATCGCATAACTCACCGTTGTATGTACCATCCCACTTGATGTTTTCATCGGTACTGTGAAATACCATTGCTCCCCACCTGTTGTATACGCCGAAGCTAAACTTCTTCATGTTGCAACGAACAATGGGGCTAAACCCGTCATTCTTTCCATCATTATTTGGTGAGAATGCAGACGGGATCAAAATGCAGTTGTCGCAGGGAACAGTGGTGATCGCGACCGTATCTGATACGCTTCCGCAGAAATTTGTTTTCGTAAGAATATAAGCGCCCTTTTGTGCTACTGAAAGACAACAGGCAGTATCACCATTGCTCCACGAATAGCTGACAGAATCTTCTTCCTTGCCGATCGTTACAGTTTTGCCTGCGCACAATTCTATATCCGATCCAAGGTTGGTGGCGGGAAGATGCAACACATTGACAATTGTTTCTGCAGTCGCTGCACAACCGTCTTTTATCACCTTTATTTGGTAGCGGCCGGCCTGCTGGTTATTTACGGCAGCAATAACAGCTGACTGCATGTCTGACGTATAGTCTGGCCCCGACCAGTGATAAAACACTGAATCAAGATCACTGAATGCAAAAAGTTTCAGTGTATCGCCTGCGCACAAAGGACTGTTGCTTAGTGTGGAAATTAACGGAACCGGTTTTACTCTTACATATACGCTGTCGTTTGTAAAACAACCATCAAGCCCTGCTTTTATCCTGTAATACCCTGCGTGTGTCGCGAGCACAGGATCGATCTCCGCTGTTGCTGATGACGAAGAGAATCCATTAGGCCCTGTCCATGTATAGTCGGTTGCATTTGATCCTGTGGCGATCAGTTTCAGATGTTCTCCCTCACAAACAGGGGTATTGCTCGTAGCATCAACCGGGCTGGGCAATGGGTTGACGGCAATCGTTATGGTATCGCTTGCTTCACATCCATTGAGCGTATGCTTAATAACATAGTCGCCTGCGTTCGCTTTAGTTGCTGGCGATATCACCGTGGCATTGCTACCGCTGCTAAAGCCACCCGGGCCCGCCCAGGAATATGTTGCACCCCAAACTCCGCCTGAAGTAAGTTTTATGGTATCGCCTTCGCAAATGGGGCTGTTGCTTCCGGCCATGGGGACGGACAAGGGTTTTATCACAACATAAGTGTTGGCCATAGACGAGCACCCATTCAACGAGGCACTTACTGTATAATAGCCCGACATAGCAGTCGAGGTGCCGGACACAACCGGATTTTGCACCGGCGAGAAAAATGCGCCGGGCCCTGACCAGGAGTAACTAACACCCGGCGTAGTGCTGGATGATGTCAGCAACAAAATGTCTCCGCTGCACAACGGCCCATTGTTTGCTGCTGCCGGGATAGCAGGAAGAGGGTTTACTACTACCACAGCATTAGTGCTTACAGAACATCCGTTGAGCGATACGGTGACCTTATAGTTTCCGGCAGCAGCTGGCGTTACATTCGGGAACAATGACGATTGCGACGAAGACGTAAAACCATTTGGCCCTGACCACAGATACGATACGCCTGCTGTGATGCTGGACGCAGAGATATTCAGGATATCGCCTGCACATACCGGGCTATTGCTGACAATGGTCGCAGCGGCGGGCGATGTCTTTACTGCAACCAGTACAGAGTCTTTACCCGTGCAGCCATTATTGTTGAAGGTGATTACATAATAACCCGACTGGATACCCGCGGCGTTTAATATCGTTGCATTTTGAGTGTTGGCGCTGAAGGAGGCAGGGCCTTGCCAGAGATAGCTGATTCCAGGAAAGCCACCACTCGACGACAGCTTAACCGTGTCGCCTGTACAAACAGGCCCGTTGGCAGCTGCTGCGGGTTGTGGTACCTGATGTATTGTCACATTTACGGTATCAGGCGCTGAACTACACCCGTTAAGCGATGCTGTTACGATATACATGCCCGACATTGCTGGCTGGCTGTTTGCACGCGAAGGGTTTTGCAAGGCAGACGTAAATGATGGTCCCGTCCAAGTATATGATACTCCCGGCGTAACACTGTTTGCTGTGAGGTTAAGCGTATTGCCACTGCATAGTGGAGCGTTGCTGGTGGTTCCGGGTTTCGCGGGTTTTGAATTCACCACGACGGTTGTTGTGTCTGAGGAGGTGCAGCCCAAGAGGATGGCGGTAACGATATAGTCGCCCGCGGCATTGACTAACAGATTAGACGTCGAAGTATTAGCGGTTGTTGCAGCAAAGCCGTTGGGTCCCGACCATTGCCAGGTGACGCCGGTGGTAGCCGTTGAAGCAGAAAGATTCAGCGTAGCGCCCGGCGCACACAACGGTCCATTATTTGTTGCGACAGGTTTCGCGGGAATGGAACTACCGATAGATATATTCCGGCCATTGTCAGGAAAAACGTACCCAGGGTTGCTGGCAATTATCCGTAGTCTGTACCCGCTACCCGGTGTTATACCTGCAGGAACAACGCAGGTGATAAAATCGGACGTTGTTGATGTTTTCGTTGCAAGGTTGAGTGGTGAAGCAAAACTGCCCGTTGCATTTGAAAGTTGCAGGGTAAAAACGTTGCCGGCAGAAAAAAAGCCTGGCCAAACAGTATACGGTACCGATATTGTATCTCCCACGCAAAGCAAACTATCCTTAAAGAATAAAAAGTTTGAATCCACCTGCTGCAAAACCACGGAGTCAATGTAGTAATAAGACCGGGTCGCAGTATTTGAGCCGACAAACTGCCAAGCGATATGCATATTATCCAGGAAGCCGCCAATGACAATATTATCGTAAGCCGAGTCTGCAATAAAATAGCCGGTAAGCCTCGTCCAGCCCCACTTATCCGTGATAGGTCCCAGGCCGGAAAAAGATACCTGCGGGGTGACAGGAAGCACGTTGACAGTTGATACAGTTGCCGGACCATTATCAAAGAAATAAGCGCCTAAACCGTTTGAAGCGTATCCCATCTGGTCTGCCAATGATACCGAATATGATACTTCGTACATTTTCCCGATCTGCAGGGGGGGTATGGCGGTAGTTATATATTCCCTGTATTCGTAGCCGAGATTGAAGGGGTCAAAAAAATATTCGTAAACTCCGGCGTAGGCATTGCCGTGTGCAGGCGTCTGGGTGCCAAAAAAGTTTTGCGGTACACCATTCGAGGAGAAATTGACGCAGCTGTTAAAGTAGTCGGGAGTTGCAAACGTATATTGTTTCCAGCCAACACAATGATTATTGAATGGGGGAATATTCGATGTTGGACAACTTATATACTGCTCGAAACTGGGATTCGAAATAAGATTTTGCGCGCACGCGGTGCGAAAGACCAGTAAGGTCAGTGTAAATAGGAAAAAGGGTTTCATAAGTAATTCTAAAATAGGTCAGGTTTACATTGTCGAAATTAAAAATGTCATTAAAATTGACATGGACATCCTGCGATGATCAAGTCATAGTGTCAGTGTTACCTATAAAGAGTAGACGCTATTTTCAGTACAACGGTTTGGTAAAGAAGCAGGTTGAAAAAAACAAAAGGCGGGAACAAGTCCCGCCTTTCAATATTATAGAAGTAAGATTACCATCCTCCTTTTTCCCAATCCCATGAGAACGGCATTAACACCAGGCCAATGCTGGAACCGAAGTTGCCGGTAGTTTTCCGCGCAATGACATTGCTGCCCATTTCACCTTCATCTTTGATGAAGCCGCCTTCGCCAATGTAGAACAAGCCGCGTACTTTAAAGGCGATACCAGCATGGAAACCAGCTTCCAGTTTCACGAAAGGCTTTAGTGCAGCGCGGATCGTCAGATCGTTGCCTATCATAACAGGTGCGATACCTACACCGGCAGTGAACAGGTGTTTGTGTTCTTTGCGCAGGCTCATTTCACCACCGGTTTTAAAGTCGATACTCAGTGGAACTGCAGCATACAGCATCGGTATGTCTGAAGAATATATCCCCGTATAGTTGGCACCTCTGAAAATAACAGAGTCATAGCTGAAATTCCACGCAGCATAGTTGATGCCCACGTCCAATACTACGCCGCTTTGTTCGCCCATCTGCGAGATCACGAAGAAGGTGTTTGAAAACGCAGCAATAGGTCTGCTCGTTTCAAGGGTGACATTTTTCGTTATTTTGCCTTCACCGGGAGGTGCCACGGTCATCGACAGTGAGGACTGCATGAAATTGGTACCGTAGCCGATAGACATTCTTTTATACAACTTTCCCCTGATAGAGTTGCGGTCTTCCATCCTCATATAGCCGGCAACCATGCCTGCCGCACCGCCACCAAACTGGGCATACGACGACGCAACCGATGTCAATACTAAAAGAAATGTTAATGGTAAAAATCTTTTGCACATATAGGTTTCAATTTGAGAGGATTAAAATAGTCTAAACCAGCCGTATGGCAAACAAAAATGGCGGGAAATTTCCCGCCATTTAAAAATTATTTAATATAATCGTGATTATCGGAGGTCAACTACCTCAACACCGGGATACTGCTTTTTATCGAAAGAGAAGGTAGCGTCAGCTACAGCAGGGTTGGGTGTAAAGCCGCTTACATCGTATTTGAACTGGTTGCCGTTCTTTTCCCAGATGTTGCCGCCTACAATTGTGCTGTTCTTGTCTACAGCCAGCTCTACCTTGCTGAATTGCTTGGCTTTGCTGGTAGGTATCAGCTGCACTACGTCGCAGTCTTTACCGTTCACCTTGCGTGTGCCCAGGTATTTATAAGAGTATTCTTTATCGTAGAAGTTGGTGAACAGTTTAGCAGGAGAAATAGTTTGCTCATTGGGGTTGTAGTTACTCACCTGCACCTCGTTGGTCTCCTTCATATAGGTCCACACGGTCTTGTTGTCGCAAATGATCTCCTGTCCCGCCAGCTGTACCTTATACTTAGGTCCTTTCATCACGAAGCTGCCTTTCTTTGTTTCGCGCACTTTGCCATTGGCGCCGGCCAGGTGCAATGCGAAATTGGCTTTCAGCGATTTCATTGCGTTTACTTTCTTGCTTACGTTCTCGAGGATCGTTTTAGCTTTTGCATCGTTTTGAGCGAGTGCTGGTTCAGCTATCATTCCCAGTGCCAGAACACATACCGTCAGGAGCTTTTTCATTGTTCTCTTATTCTAAAATTTGTGCAATATTAGGTACTTGTGACTATATAAAGTTGTTAAGGTTTAACCCAGAGCACTTAAAAACTGTTCCAGTTCCACCTCTGTTTTAAATAATACGTCCCTCGGCTTGCTACCCATAGATGGGCCTACGATACCTGCCGCTTCCAGCTGGTCCATAATACGGCCAGCACGGTTATAACCAAGATTGTAGCGGCGCTGCAGCATAGATGTAGAGCCCGATTGGGTGCTCACCACGGTGCGGGCGCAGTCTTCAAACAGTTTGTCGCGGTTGGTCAGGTCAACGATCTTGTCGTTCTCGCCTTCTTCACCCTCATATTCAGGCAGTTCAAATGCAGAAGGATAACCACGCTGGCGGCCGATGAAGTCTACAATGCTTTCCACTTCAGGCGTATCAACAAAGGCACACTGCAAACGCAGCAGCTCGCTGCCGTGCGATACCAGCATGTCGCCGCGGCCTATCAGCTGCTCGGCGCCGCCTGCATCGAGGATGGTGCGCGAATCGACCTTGGCCGAAACCTTGAAGGCGATACGGCCCGGGAAGTTGGCTTTGATGGTACCTGTGATAACGTTTACCGATGGACGCTGTGTGGCGATGATGAGGTGAATACCAATGGCGCGCGCCAGCTGTGCAAGACGGGCTATCGGCATTTCCACTTCTTTACCGGCCGTCATGATCAGGTCGGCAAACTCGTCTATCACCAGCACGATGAACGGCAGGTATTTATGACCGCGCTCGGGGTTGAGGCGGCGGTTGATGAATTTCTCGTTGTACTCTTTGATGTTACGCGCGCCGGCTTCTTTCAGCAGCTCGTAACGGTTGTCCATTTCTATACACAGGGCGTTCAGCGTATAGATCACTTTCTTGGTATCGGTGATGATGGCCTCTTCTTCGTTAGGCAGCTTGGCCAGGAAGTGTTTTTCGATAGTGCGGTAGATAGACAGCTCCACTTTCTTCGGGTCTATCATCACGAACTTGAGCTGCGACGGGTGTTTCTTATATAATAGAGATACGAGGATGGCGTTGATACCAACCGACTTACCCTGTCCGGTAGCGCCCGCCATCAGCAGGTGGGGCATGGTAGCCAGGTCTACTATATAGTTCTCGTTGTCGATCTTTTTACCCAGCGCAATCGGCAGGCTCATTTTCGAGTTGGCGAATTTCTCGCTGGCCAGCAGCGAGCGCATAGATACGATCTGCTTATTGGTATTCGGTACCTCGATACCAATGGTACCACGTCCCGGTATCGGCGCAATGATACGGATACCAAGAGCCGCAAGGTTCAGGGCGATATCGTCTTCCAGGTTGCGGATCTTAGAGATACGCACGCCTTCAGCAGGTACAATTTCATACAGTGTTACTGTTGGACCAACTGTTGCGCTGATGCGTTGTATTTCGATACCGAAGCTGCGCAGGGTCTGGATGATCTGGTTCTTGTTCTTTTCCAGTTCTTCCTTATCCAGCGTAATGGTTTCCTGGCTGCGGTCTTCCAGCAGGTCGAGCGTAGGGAATTTATAATCGGGTAGGTCGAGCTCTGGTGCGTATGCTTCCTGGCTTTCGATGCTGATGTGTGCGCCGTGTTTTATTACAGGCTCGTCTTCCTGCTTGATCACTTCGAAAGAGAATTCGGGATCATCGCCTGCAGGTTTCTTTCCTTTTCCAGGAACTACCAGTTCCATATCGGCCAGGGCTTCCTCCTCTTCTTCCGTCAACTCAGGTTCTTCATCCAGTTCTTCTTCGTCGTACTCTTCCTCTTCTTCCGTCAGCACTTCGTTTGCGTGCAGCTCGTTCATTGAGCCGCCAGTAGCTGTGTGCGGTACGTCGCCGGGGGCAACTTCGTGCATGCTCATATGCCAGTCAGTTATTTCGCCGGTTTCTTCGTCTACATCAAACGGTGGAGTGGCAGAATCGGTAGCCATCCCATTATATCCGTCAGGCGCAGTGTCTTCTATAGATGGTGTTTCGTCAGTTTCAGCGGCCTCAACGCGCGTAGGCACAATAGCAGCAGCCATAGACTTAGCAGTGCGTTTGGCACGGCGCAGCATCGGGCGGATATCCAGTGCGAATACCACGAATACAACGAAGCAAGTGACGGCAAATAGAGTAAGTCCCGTACCGGCCTTGCCAAGGAAACCATTCAGATAATGAATGGCCTGGTCGCCCCATGCGCCCCCGTAAGGGAAATCGGCTTTAGGCATCAGGTACGCCATGATAGGCGCCAGTACTAATAATACAATAGATAACCAGCGCAGGTAGCGCATAGCTGCTTCCATGCGTTTGCCATAGATCAGCACCATGCCTATCAGTGCTATCCAGATGCCGATGGCCAAAGCGGCAACACCTGCACCATTATATACTAAGGAGTGGGAGAGGGCTGCGCCAAGGCGGCCGCCCCAGTTCTCTACCGTATATTCTTCAGTCGTAATAAAATGCCACATGCGTCCCGATGAGAGGAGCATATCCTGGTCGGCTTTCCAGGTAAAAAAATAGCTAACGATGGAAAAGCAGGTAAATACGCCTGCTAAAAGGAAAAATATACCGAACCCCAGTCTTAACTGGCGTTTGCGGTTGATCATCGTTTCGGTTGTGTCCACAGGCGGTGGCGGCGCTGCGGCTTTCTTTTTTGTGTTCTTCTTCGTCGTTGTAGCGGGCATACGTGCAATAGAAATTCAAAGTTACGTCTTGGCTGAGCTTTATCTAATAGAAAGTTTTACCATGAGACCTCTCTCTGCCTACCCTGAAAGGGATTTGGCGAGTTTTAAGGTAGTGAAATTATGTTGGTTGTCATAGCCATAGGGCAGCGGCGGGCGGGCGCCGGCAGCGTTTGGCAATATTTTCGTATCTCTGTTTACTAACTATGCAGCGCTTTGCGCAACTCATACAGCAGGTGACCAATACCACCCGGACCAACGATAAACGCGATGCGCTGGTGCAATACCTGCGTGAGGCACCAGATGCGGACAAGTTGTGGCTGGTGGCGCTGTTTACCGGTCGCAGACCGAGGCGGATCATTAGTTCATCATTATTAAGTGAATGGTGCCTGGAGCTGGTAAACCTGCCAGGATGGTTGTTTGGGGAAAGTTATGGTGTGGTGGGTGATCTAGCTGAGACCATTGCCCTGATGCTACCGGAACCCACGCATAAAGAGAAAAGCTTATCGCTGGCAGATATGATGGAGGAATTCCGCAAACTGCAGTCGGCGGATGATGCAGCGAAGAAAGCTTTTGTGCTGGACCAGTGGAAGCGGCTGTCGAAAGATGCCTGTTTGGTATTTAATAAATTAATAACAGGCGGGTTCAGGGTGGGTGTGTCACAAAACCTGGTGATACAGGCGCTGGCTATTTATGCGGAGAAGGAAGTACAGGCGGTGGCGCACATGATCAGTGGCAACTGGGATCCGTATAGTACATCCTTCAGCGACCTGATACATGAGAGTGTTGTAGCAGTGGATACATCGAAACCGTATCCATTTTATCTCGCGTATGCGCTGGAAGGCGAAGCGGAAGAGCTGGGTAAAGTAGCCGAATGGCAGATAGAATGGAAATGGGATGGCATACGCGGGCAATTGATAAGAAGAAGTGGGAGTTTGTATTTATGGTCGAGAGGCGAAGAGTTAATAACCGATAAATTTCCAGAGATAGAAAGCCTGTTTGATAAACTGCCGGATGGGGTGGTGCTGGATGGAGAAGTGCTTTCTTATCGAGATGGATTGCCCATAGCGTTTCAATATTTGCAGACACGTATCACAAGAAAGACGGTGAGTAAAAAACAGCTTACCGAAGCACCGGTAGTATTTATGGGCTACGACCTCTTGGAGTATAATGGCGAAGACCTGCGTAATAAACCTATGCAGGAACGGAGAGTGATGCTGGAAGAATTAGTAAGCGGAATCGATAGTACGCATTTAATATTATCACCGCTGGTGCAGCTTGATAGCTGGGATGCTGTGCGGGCTGAAATGCTGACAGCGAGAGAAAGGAATTGCGAGGGCTTTATGCTGAAGCGTAAATCATCCGTTTACCAGGCCGGTCGCCG is a genomic window containing:
- a CDS encoding gliding motility-associated C-terminal domain-containing protein; the protein is MKPFFLFTLTLLVFRTACAQNLISNPSFEQYISCPTSNIPPFNNHCVGWKQYTFATPDYFNSCVNFSSNGVPQNFFGTQTPAHGNAYAGVYEYFFDPFNLGYEYREYITTAIPPLQIGKMYEVSYSVSLADQMGYASNGLGAYFFDNGPATVSTVNVLPVTPQVSFSGLGPITDKWGWTRLTGYFIADSAYDNIVIGGFLDNMHIAWQFVGSNTATRSYYYIDSVVLQQVDSNFLFFKDSLLCVGDTISVPYTVWPGFFSAGNVFTLQLSNATGSFASPLNLATKTSTTSDFITCVVPAGITPGSGYRLRIIASNPGYVFPDNGRNISIGSSIPAKPVATNNGPLCAPGATLNLSASTATTGVTWQWSGPNGFAATTANTSTSNLLVNAAGDYIVTAILLGCTSSDTTTVVVNSKPAKPGTTSNAPLCSGNTLNLTANSVTPGVSYTWTGPSFTSALQNPSRANSQPAMSGMYIVTASLNGCSSAPDTVNVTIHQVPQPAAAANGPVCTGDTVKLSSSGGFPGISYLWQGPASFSANTQNATILNAAGIQSGYYVITFNNNGCTGKDSVLVAVKTSPAAATIVSNSPVCAGDILNISASSITAGVSYLWSGPNGFTSSSQSSLFPNVTPAAAGNYKVTVSLNGCSVSTNAVVVVNPLPAIPAAANNGPLCSGDILLLTSSSTTPGVSYSWSGPGAFFSPVQNPVVSGTSTAMSGYYTVSASLNGCSSMANTYVVIKPLSVPMAGSNSPICEGDTIKLTSGGVWGATYSWAGPGGFSSGSNATVISPATKANAGDYVIKHTLNGCEASDTITIAVNPLPSPVDATSNTPVCEGEHLKLIATGSNATDYTWTGPNGFSSSSATAEIDPVLATHAGYYRIKAGLDGCFTNDSVYVRVKPVPLISTLSNSPLCAGDTLKLFAFSDLDSVFYHWSGPDYTSDMQSAVIAAVNNQQAGRYQIKVIKDGCAATAETIVNVLHLPATNLGSDIELCAGKTVTIGKEEDSVSYSWSNGDTACCLSVAQKGAYILTKTNFCGSVSDTVAITTVPCDNCILIPSAFSPNNDGKNDGFSPIVRCNMKKFSFGVYNRWGAMVFHSTDENIKWDGTYNGELCDIGTYQFLVQYQPDLPAGANTDEVVLKGDVTLIR
- a CDS encoding LolA family protein is translated as MKKLLTVCVLALGMIAEPALAQNDAKAKTILENVSKKVNAMKSLKANFALHLAGANGKVRETKKGSFVMKGPKYKVQLAGQEIICDNKTVWTYMKETNEVQVSNYNPNEQTISPAKLFTNFYDKEYSYKYLGTRKVNGKDCDVVQLIPTSKAKQFSKVELAVDKNSTIVGGNIWEKNGNQFKYDVSGFTPNPAVADATFSFDKKQYPGVEVVDLR
- a CDS encoding FtsK/SpoIIIE family DNA translocase — protein: MPATTTKKNTKKKAAAPPPPVDTTETMINRKRQLRLGFGIFFLLAGVFTCFSIVSYFFTWKADQDMLLSSGRMWHFITTEEYTVENWGGRLGAALSHSLVYNGAGVAALAIGIWIALIGMVLIYGKRMEAAMRYLRWLSIVLLVLAPIMAYLMPKADFPYGGAWGDQAIHYLNGFLGKAGTGLTLFAVTCFVVFVVFALDIRPMLRRAKRTAKSMAAAIVPTRVEAAETDETPSIEDTAPDGYNGMATDSATPPFDVDEETGEITDWHMSMHEVAPGDVPHTATGGSMNELHANEVLTEEEEEYDEEELDEEPELTEEEEEALADMELVVPGKGKKPAGDDPEFSFEVIKQEDEPVIKHGAHISIESQEAYAPELDLPDYKFPTLDLLEDRSQETITLDKEELEKNKNQIIQTLRSFGIEIQRISATVGPTVTLYEIVPAEGVRISKIRNLEDDIALNLAALGIRIIAPIPGRGTIGIEVPNTNKQIVSMRSLLASEKFANSKMSLPIALGKKIDNENYIVDLATMPHLLMAGATGQGKSVGINAILVSLLYKKHPSQLKFVMIDPKKVELSIYRTIEKHFLAKLPNEEEAIITDTKKVIYTLNALCIEMDNRYELLKEAGARNIKEYNEKFINRRLNPERGHKYLPFIVLVIDEFADLIMTAGKEVEMPIARLAQLARAIGIHLIIATQRPSVNVITGTIKANFPGRIAFKVSAKVDSRTILDAGGAEQLIGRGDMLVSHGSELLRLQCAFVDTPEVESIVDFIGRQRGYPSAFELPEYEGEEGENDKIVDLTNRDKLFEDCARTVVSTQSGSTSMLQRRYNLGYNRAGRIMDQLEAAGIVGPSMGSKPRDVLFKTEVELEQFLSALG
- a CDS encoding ATP-dependent DNA ligase; the encoded protein is MQRFAQLIQQVTNTTRTNDKRDALVQYLREAPDADKLWLVALFTGRRPRRIISSSLLSEWCLELVNLPGWLFGESYGVVGDLAETIALMLPEPTHKEKSLSLADMMEEFRKLQSADDAAKKAFVLDQWKRLSKDACLVFNKLITGGFRVGVSQNLVIQALAIYAEKEVQAVAHMISGNWDPYSTSFSDLIHESVVAVDTSKPYPFYLAYALEGEAEELGKVAEWQIEWKWDGIRGQLIRRSGSLYLWSRGEELITDKFPEIESLFDKLPDGVVLDGEVLSYRDGLPIAFQYLQTRITRKTVSKKQLTEAPVVFMGYDLLEYNGEDLRNKPMQERRVMLEELVSGIDSTHLILSPLVQLDSWDAVRAEMLTARERNCEGFMLKRKSSVYQAGRRRGDWWKWKVQPLTVDAVLVYAQKGSGKRGNLYTDYTFAVRNGNELVAFAKAYSGLTDKEIAQIDKFIRANSLEQFGPVRTVKPELVFEIAFEGIAASNRHKSGVAVRFPRIARWRSDKAPDEINTLEELKQLLAQYGKT